The sequence AAAATTTCGGTGGTCATAATTAACAGGGGGGCATAGGGGTTAATGGAAATATCCCCGGTTACCAGGCCCACCGTTTCATGGCCAAACACCTGGCGAAAATCAACAAACTTTTGGTTGCTAAGGGCTTTGAGGGGTGAGGTATACACCGCCGCCTTGCCCTTTTGAATTACTGCTTCGATTAACCGCTCCGCAATAACAGTTTTCCCGGTGCCGGTGGGCGCCGCCACCAGCACATGGCGTCCCTCCAGGGCAGCCTGTACCGCTTGCTGCTGGAAATCATCCAGCGCCAGCGGCCCCACCGGCGGGGGCGGCGGTGTCACTGCCCGGCGGGGTCGTTTTTTACCGGCAGGCTGTTTTTCCCGCTTGGCGCTTTCCCGGGCAGCATCCCGCCGCTGCTGTCGTGCCGCCAGTGACCATTCGTGTTCGATGCCGGGGAACCTTTCCTTAATGGCTTGAATATCACCCCGTCGCACCAGGATAGTGGTTCGGCCGTCTTCTTTCTCCACTTCCCCGGCCGGGTTGATGTATCCCTCGCGCACCAGCCGGCGAATTCGGTCGGGCGTGGTATCCAGCAGGTCAGCCGCCTCCAGGGTGGTTATTTTACTGGCTCCCTTGACAATTTTGTGCAAAAGCGGGTTATATTTAATGGCTTTAACTTCCTCACGCCAAACCCTGACCTGGCCGGCCAGCCGGAAAGAGGTTAACTCCTCCAGTTCGCACAGGTTTAAAATATCGGCCTGGCTCAGCTTTAATTTATCCGCTGCTTCCTGCACGGTCATGGAATGTCCCGCCAGCCAGGCGGCCGGCAGCACCGGCGGCCCCGGCCGGGCTGCCAGGTGCATGCCGGTAAGTCTTTTCAGCTCCTGGGCAATGACCTGTGGGTCGTGGGGATAAGGTGCCGCCCAGAGACCAACACCGTTGACATTAACCCGGCAAGCCCCTTCCGCCTGCATCATGGTTACTGCCGGTTCCCTTTGTTCGGGCTGCTCCAGCAATGTACCCAGGTTGAAAAAAGGCTGCCGCCGGTAAATATCAGCCAATTTCTGTTGCAACCCCTGACCCGCTTGCCGCCGTTCCGTTTCTTGCTGTCCGGCCGGAGTGGCGGTGGTGGTGATGCTGCCGTCCGGCAATATAATAAAGGGCGGAACTTCTTTACCGGTCCGCAGGGAGGCCACCAGGCGGCTGTGCATTTTAAATTTTCTGGTAAAATCAGTTAAGGTTAACGGGCCATGACCGGCCAGGTAACGGGCGGCATCTTCCCAGGCCGCCGGGCTGTCAGCAGCAGCATAGCGGCCGCTCACCAGCCGCACCACCGGAAATTTAACCTGGGGCAGCAGCGGGCCGCCCAGCAGCTGCTCCAGCTCCTGTTTGCTTAATGCTTGGCCGTCGGCAAATACTTCCCGCAGCTTTTGTTCCTGTTTGGCAATCTCTGCTTGCCTTTGCTGTTCTTCCCGGCGCCGCTGCTCTAAGGCCGCCTGTCCTTCAGCAGTGTCAGTGAGGGTAAAACGCCCGTCAGGCAGTTGGATTAACCGGTTTATTTGCTGCAGGGGAGGCATTTCCCGGTCGCCCAGTTCTGCCTGGATCTGTTCGGCTGTTCGGGGTAAGCCGTCGGCCAGCAGTCTTAATACTCTGCCCCGGGCATCGTCTTCCAGCAAGGCTGCCAGCTGCCGTTGCCTTACTGCCAGCAGCTGGGGGCTATAGCTCCAGACTCCCTCGCCAAGCCTGGCTAACTCTGCTGCCGGCACTTCGTTGCGAGCCAGCCAAAGGCCGGCGGCACCGCCTTCGCTTCCCTGGGGCCGGGCGGCTTTTAAGCTGCGTTGCGCCACCAAAGACTGTAAAGCGGGTAGTAAAAGTTGCGGCTTAATTCTTAATTTTAATGCTAAATCCACCAGTTTTATCGGCTGATCTTCCGGCAGCCGGGTTAAGATGAACGATTTGAGCTGTTCCTTGTCGTTAACGACCAAGTTTCACACTCCCCGTCAATAATCTGTCTATTTGTCTTACTGCACATAAACTTTACCATATTATGAAGGATTTAACCAACGCCTTTGAATTATCATACCCAAATATGATTAAAAGCACAAATTGCACTTGCTTAAAAAATCCCCGGTGTTGCTCCGGGGATAAATTGCTTGGTTTTACTGGCAGAAGTCATACCGGTTGCGCCCCCGCCTTTTCGCCAGGTATAATCCTTCGTCCGCCCGCTGCAGCAGCATGTCCGGGGTATCTTCCCGGGTCAGCTCGGCAATGCCGATGCTTACGGTTATCTTTACCGGCTTTTCTTTGCCCGGCAGGATAAATTCCATTCGTTCAATGGATTGGCGCAGTCTTTCTGCCACCACGGCCGCTTCCGGCAAGTCGGTTTCCGGCAGTATTATCACCATTTCTTCGCCGCCATAGCGGCAGGCAATATCTTCCTCCCGCAAATTCAGCAACAGCAGCCGGGAAATATTGCGCAGCACCAGATCGCCGGCCTGGTGCCCGTAGCAGTCGTTAATTTGCTTGAAAAAGTCCAGATCCAGCATTAACACGCTGAGGGGCCGGCCATATCTTTTGGCCCGGTTTACTTCTTCCTCCAGCCTTGCCTTCATATACTGGCGGTTATACAGTTTGGTCAATTCGTCCAAATACATGGGTTTGCTTAAAATACGAACAGCCCGGTAGAGGAAAAACCCTCCCAGGATGACAATAATGCCAAAACTTATAATTATGATATTTCTGACATAAAGAATATTTTTAGTGAATTCCTGGCCGGAAATATCCACCCCCAGCAAGCCGACAAACTGCCCGTCCCGCTCAAATATAGGCGCATAACCGGTAATCAGTTCGCCCCACTTGCTTTTTAAAGGCTCACCGTAGACCGGTTTTTTCTCGGCGTAGGCCTGCTGCCGCAGGGGGTCAGCTACATCGTAACGATCCCGGTTGGTGTAGCTGCTTTCGTCCTCACTGGTAAAGACATAAAAATATTCCAGCGGGGTGCCCGGGGGCTGCCCGAAAACATGTTCCTCCTCCGGGGTGACAAAATAACGGATTTGCGGCCCCTGCAGTTTGGTTTCCACATAGATAAATTTAATATCCTGCTGTTGCAGCAGGGGGGCCATTTGCTTTTTAAAGGCCAGGGTGGCCGGGTGGCGGCGGGAGCTTTGGATATCCAACCCCTGCATCTCCGCAACCAGCTGCCGATCCAGCCGGACTAACTGCGCTGCCACCTGGGCTGTGGCCTGGGCCCGTAGCCCGACATTTTTGGCCAACAGCTCATAACAGGCGTGGTAAGCTGAATAGCCCAGGGTGGCCAGGGCCACTGCCATAGCGAAAAAGGACACAATAAAAATTTGCACCGGTGACGAAAGCTTGATTTTGCCCATCTTCCCACACGCACTTTCATTATGATTGCTTATATTTTAACAGGTGAAAAATATTTATGACAACGAACAATTCTGAATTATATAACTTAAAAAGGAAATCCCGTGCCGCCGGAGATTTCCTCTTGTTTACCCAGTTATGATTGTCTGCAAGTGATGCAATAAAATACGGTTTTCTTCCTGGCTGCGCACTGCCACCCTGAAATAATAGCTGTCTAAACCCCTGAAGTTGTCACAGTTCCTGATCAGTATGCCGGCCGGCCCCAGGTGTGCTTGGATCTGGCCTGCCGTTAAACCGCCGGCCCGGCAATCCACCAAAATGTAATTGGCAGCAGCCGGCAGGGGCCGTAAGCCGGGCAGGGCAGCCAGACCGGCGGCAAGCCAATCTCTCTGCCGGTGGATTAACTTTAAGGTTGTTTCAATGTAGTCTGTATCCTGCAAAGAGGCCAGGCCGGCCGCCTGGGCCGGCAGATTAACCCGCCAGGGCGGCAAACAGTCGGTCAGTTGTTTAATAATATACGGCGCAGCAGCCAAATACCCCAGGCGCAAGCCGGGCATGGCAAAAAATTTTGTCAAGGAGCGTAAAATCATTAACCAGGGATGGCCGGACACTTCGGGCAGCAGCGTGCGGGAAGGCCGGACAAAATCCATGAAGGCTTCGTCCACCAATAGCCAGGCTCCGGCCCGGCCGGTTCCCCAAACCAGTTGTGCCAGCTCAGTCGGTTCAATTAAACCACCGGTGGGGTTGTTGGGATTGGCAAGTATAAGCAAATCACCGGGCTGCAACAGCCTTAACAGCTGCCCAACATCCAAACAAAAGTTTTGCTCCGGCGGCAAAACCACTTCCAGCTGTGCAAAAGCCGCAAAAGCAGCGGCATATTCGCTAAAGGCCGGCACCGGCAGCACCACCCGCCGGGGTTTTATTACGCCGGCCAGGGCATAAATCAGTTCTGCCGCCCCGTTACCCAGAATGAGCATAGACTCCGGCACACCGGTTATATTTGCGATCAACCGGCGCAGGGTTTCCGCCTGGGGTTCCGGATAATGCTTTATATCCGCCAGGGCCGCTTGCAACGCCGCCATTGCTTTGGGAGAAGGTCCCAGGGGATTGATATTGGCGCTGAAGTCAAGTATTCTTTCCTTGGGCACGCCGTACGCTTGAGCAGCCCGCCAGACATTACCGCCGTGTTGCATTGCCGTCACCCTTTACCGTAAGCCGCCGCTGATCATGGAGGTATGCCACACGGTCCAATCGGGTTTTTGCCGCCGCACAAAATCAGCCGCTTCTCTGGGGTCCACCCCGCCGGGTCTTAAGATCATGCCCATTACCGTTCCGCTGTGGGCCACCAACACACCCAGGGCACGCATATCCGCCGCCCACTGCCGCCATAAGGCCAGGTGCGGTTTGGGCAAGACCACCTGGTTAGCCTGGGCGCTGATGGTAGCGCCCCGGCCCATCATTTCCCAGTCCTCAGTTAATAAACCGCGGGTTACCAGTTCCATGGCCTGTTTGACCATGGGTTCCTTTTGAAAATTCTTGCTTGCCAAATCCTGCCGCCGGTTAAACACTACGGTATCCACAACCCCGCCCGGATCAGCCACCACCAGGTTCAGGGGCGGCGCCGGCCCCAAGTATTTTTTGGCTTCACCTGTCAGGTGGTTAATAATGGTAATGCCCGGGAACATTTGCCCGTCACTGGGTTCAATTTGGGCAGCAATTTTGGCAATGGCGGCCGGCTCCAGTTCCCTCCCCAGGGCTCTGGCGGTGGCCTGGCAGGTGGCAGCAATATCGGCGGTGCTGCTGCCCATGCCCTTGCTTTCCGGCAATACGGAAACTCTTTTAATGGCAACGCAGGCATACTCCGCGCCCAGATATTGTAATGTCAGCCTGGCTGCCCGGCTGGATTTATCCAATGCCGCCACGGTTGCACCGGAATTGCTCAGCTCAACAGACACTTCGCTCCATAAATCAACCGGACAGGTGATAAGGAACGGCTCGCCCCGGAGGGTTCCCTGCACCAGTTCACCGCAGGTACCCGGTGCAGCAGCTCGCCCGCGCCATACTACAGCAGCCCGGCCTGCTGACCTAATAGGATTATCAAGAACGTCCACGTTTCTACCATCTCCCCGGTGGCGCCGTAGGTATCGCCTGTCATGCCACCTAAACTCTTAACTATCAAAGCCGTACAGACCCCTGCCGTCAAGGCTGCTGTCACCGTTATCAGCACACCCGGCCAACCGGCCAGCCAAAAGGCGGCAGCCGCAAAAAACATACTGGCCAGGGCCAGCTGGGCATAGCCGGCCCCCTGCAGCACCGCCCCCAGGCCGCCGCTGGCCCTGGCATAGGGATGACGAACAATACTGTAAACCATGGCCCAGCGGCCGGCGGCCGGTGCCAGCAGCAAAGCGGTAATTTTCAGAGAAGAATTAAGTTCATAAAGAAAAGATAATTTAAGCAGCAGCATGGTGCCAAAAGCGATGACCCCCATGGCTCCCACCCGGCTGTCTTTCATGATTTCCAGTTTTTTGCTTCGATCACGCCCGCTTAACAGGCCGTCCGCAGTATCCATCAAGCCGTCCAGGTGCAAGCCGCCGGTAAGAAAAATCAGGGCAGCCAGCGCCAGGGCGTCCGCCCCCAGGGTTAAACCTAACCGCTGCAAGAGAACACACAGGCCGGCGGCCGCAGCGCCCAACAGCAATCCTACCAGAGGATAATACGACACCGACCGAGCTAATTCCTGGTTTTTTGCCATTTTTTTGTAAAGAGGTATGATTGTAAGAAAACTGACTGCCAGGCGGAAACCGGTTAGCAAAGGTGCTACCTCCATGCATTTATAATACTCATCAGCCTGCGAACAAATACCCGGCCAGCCCACCCGCCAG is a genomic window of Desulforamulus hydrothermalis Lam5 = DSM 18033 containing:
- a CDS encoding diguanylate cyclase, with product MGKIKLSSPVQIFIVSFFAMAVALATLGYSAYHACYELLAKNVGLRAQATAQVAAQLVRLDRQLVAEMQGLDIQSSRRHPATLAFKKQMAPLLQQQDIKFIYVETKLQGPQIRYFVTPEEEHVFGQPPGTPLEYFYVFTSEDESSYTNRDRYDVADPLRQQAYAEKKPVYGEPLKSKWGELITGYAPIFERDGQFVGLLGVDISGQEFTKNILYVRNIIIISFGIIVILGGFFLYRAVRILSKPMYLDELTKLYNRQYMKARLEEEVNRAKRYGRPLSVLMLDLDFFKQINDCYGHQAGDLVLRNISRLLLLNLREEDIACRYGGEEMVIILPETDLPEAAVVAERLRQSIERMEFILPGKEKPVKITVSIGIAELTREDTPDMLLQRADEGLYLAKRRGRNRYDFCQ
- the cobS gene encoding adenosylcobinamide-GDP ribazoletransferase yields the protein MLTGFRLAVSFLTIIPLYKKMAKNQELARSVSYYPLVGLLLGAAAAGLCVLLQRLGLTLGADALALAALIFLTGGLHLDGLMDTADGLLSGRDRSKKLEIMKDSRVGAMGVIAFGTMLLLKLSFLYELNSSLKITALLLAPAAGRWAMVYSIVRHPYARASGGLGAVLQGAGYAQLALASMFFAAAAFWLAGWPGVLITVTAALTAGVCTALIVKSLGGMTGDTYGATGEMVETWTFLIILLGQQAGLL
- a CDS encoding helix-turn-helix domain-containing protein; its protein translation is MVVNDKEQLKSFILTRLPEDQPIKLVDLALKLRIKPQLLLPALQSLVAQRSLKAARPQGSEGGAAGLWLARNEVPAAELARLGEGVWSYSPQLLAVRQRQLAALLEDDARGRVLRLLADGLPRTAEQIQAELGDREMPPLQQINRLIQLPDGRFTLTDTAEGQAALEQRRREEQQRQAEIAKQEQKLREVFADGQALSKQELEQLLGGPLLPQVKFPVVRLVSGRYAAADSPAAWEDAARYLAGHGPLTLTDFTRKFKMHSRLVASLRTGKEVPPFIILPDGSITTTATPAGQQETERRQAGQGLQQKLADIYRRQPFFNLGTLLEQPEQREPAVTMMQAEGACRVNVNGVGLWAAPYPHDPQVIAQELKRLTGMHLAARPGPPVLPAAWLAGHSMTVQEAADKLKLSQADILNLCELEELTSFRLAGQVRVWREEVKAIKYNPLLHKIVKGASKITTLEAADLLDTTPDRIRRLVREGYINPAGEVEKEDGRTTILVRRGDIQAIKERFPGIEHEWSLAARQQRRDAARESAKREKQPAGKKRPRRAVTPPPPPVGPLALDDFQQQAVQAALEGRHVLVAAPTGTGKTVIAERLIEAVIQKGKAAVYTSPLKALSNQKFVDFRQVFGHETVGLVTGDISINPYAPLLIMTTEIFRNRCFAEPEGLADVACVVFDEIHYLDDPERGTAWEESIIFAPPHVKFLGLSATVPNIREIADWMSEVRGEPVEVVVETNRAVPLAINWLSSDGNIMDEEEAREYIELAAQKRSQERQAERRAAREEEFAMRSRRWSKGGARRSRKPLDRH
- the cobD gene encoding threonine-phosphate decarboxylase CobD, which encodes MQHGGNVWRAAQAYGVPKERILDFSANINPLGPSPKAMAALQAALADIKHYPEPQAETLRRLIANITGVPESMLILGNGAAELIYALAGVIKPRRVVLPVPAFSEYAAAFAAFAQLEVVLPPEQNFCLDVGQLLRLLQPGDLLILANPNNPTGGLIEPTELAQLVWGTGRAGAWLLVDEAFMDFVRPSRTLLPEVSGHPWLMILRSLTKFFAMPGLRLGYLAAAPYIIKQLTDCLPPWRVNLPAQAAGLASLQDTDYIETTLKLIHRQRDWLAAGLAALPGLRPLPAAANYILVDCRAGGLTAGQIQAHLGPAGILIRNCDNFRGLDSYYFRVAVRSQEENRILLHHLQTIITG
- a CDS encoding GHMP kinase, with the translated sequence MDVLDNPIRSAGRAAVVWRGRAAAPGTCGELVQGTLRGEPFLITCPVDLWSEVSVELSNSGATVAALDKSSRAARLTLQYLGAEYACVAIKRVSVLPESKGMGSSTADIAATCQATARALGRELEPAAIAKIAAQIEPSDGQMFPGITIINHLTGEAKKYLGPAPPLNLVVADPGGVVDTVVFNRRQDLASKNFQKEPMVKQAMELVTRGLLTEDWEMMGRGATISAQANQVVLPKPHLALWRQWAADMRALGVLVAHSGTVMGMILRPGGVDPREAADFVRRQKPDWTVWHTSMISGGLR